The following proteins are encoded in a genomic region of Opitutaceae bacterium:
- a CDS encoding helix-turn-helix transcriptional regulator — MSDQPLNDSQRAEALGAYLKSLRTGLELSLRQVEEISDNQVSNAYLSQLENGKIAKPSPHILHSLASAYNVPYERLMERAGYIPALSSVATRAARQGDPATLARVAKHGRAATHSIEHLTAEEETALLTYLNVWRGMQKREKGR; from the coding sequence ATGAGCGACCAACCCCTCAACGATTCCCAACGCGCCGAAGCTCTCGGTGCATACTTGAAGAGCCTGCGAACTGGACTCGAACTCTCCCTACGTCAGGTGGAAGAGATTTCAGATAACCAAGTTTCCAACGCCTATTTGAGTCAGCTGGAGAACGGCAAGATCGCGAAGCCGTCCCCGCACATCCTGCATTCACTCGCGTCCGCTTACAACGTGCCGTATGAAAGATTGATGGAACGCGCAGGCTATATTCCCGCGCTTTCCAGCGTGGCGACACGCGCAGCGAGACAAGGCGATCCGGCAACACTTGCGCGTGTCGCCAAGCACGGCCGTGCCGCAACCCATTCGATCGAGCATCTCACAGCAGAGGAAGAAACGGCCCTGCTCACCTATCTCAACGTTTGGCGCGGTATGCAAAAACGTGAGAAAGGCCGATGA